The following nucleotide sequence is from Deinococcus proteolyticus MRP.
AGGAAACCGGGCATAAGCTCGGTGTCAGAGGAGCGCCACACTGAAGTTTGACGGGGCAGAGCGGCACGGAGGGAACCTGCCGTTCTCCTGCAGGGCTGTTCTGTGTCGCCGGGGCCGAAAAGAGGCCCTCACTCAGCAGGTATCTCAGAAAGGAAGGTTGTCGTGGCTATTTACGGTGATTTCGCCGATCATACTTTTCCCGACGTTGTCAAAGTACTGCAGCGCCACACCGGGACGCTCTTTTTGCAGTCTGCCCTCGGGGGAAGGAGCGCGGAGCTACATCTTCACCGCGGAGAGCTGCGGGCTCTGTTCATGGACGGGTTTCCGGTGCGCGAGGCGCTGCGGGTGCAGGACGTGCTGCGCCAGCTGATGAACGGTGCGACCGGCACCTACGAGTTCGAGGCGATGGCGCCTCATGAACTGACCGCCCACTTCTCGCTGCCGCTGACGCAGGTGCTGCGTTCACTGGTGCAGGACGCCCACATCGACGAGTCGCAGCTGCCGCACGAGTCCACCCGCTTCGTGACCGTGCCGGACGCCGAGGCCCATGTGCCCAGCCTGCCGGTAACGCTGCAGGGTGCCTGGCGCAGCGTGGCTCCGCTGCTCAGCCGAGGCGGAAGCGCTGCCGAGCTGGCCCAGGCCGCCTTTATCAGTCTGGACGAGGCCCGGCTGATGCTGTTTCGCCTACGCGCCGCCGGCATGGTGACCCCGTACCGCGCCGCCGGCGTGGTGAGCAGCTCCGGACAGGCGACCGCGCAGTTCGAATCCCAGGTGGTGACGGCCGCCGAACCCGAAAAAGCCGGCCCGGTGCGCCGCTTTCTCAACGCTCTACGCCGCCTGACTGGAGGTGCATAAGTGGGACCTATGAAACTGGTGATTTCCGGCCCGGTGGGTGCCGGCAAGACCACCTTCGTGCAGACGCTGTCCGAAACTGAAGTGGTCGCGACCGAAGCCGAGGCCAGCGAGGACATCGGCAAGCAGTACACTACGGTGGCCTTCGACTTCGGCACCATCAACCTCGACGGCCAGGAGCTGCTGCTGTACGGCACGCCCGGCCAGGACCGCTTCGACTTTATGTGGGACGTGCTGTGCGAGGGTGCCCTGGGCCTGACCCTGCTGGTGGCCGGCGACAAACCCGAGGACTTCGCACACGCCCGCAACATTCTGGAATTCATCACCTCGCGTAACCCGGTGCCGTTTGTGGTGGGCGTGACCCGTCAGGACCTGCCCAAGGTCTGGACGCCCGAGGACGTGGCCAGCTACTTCGACCTGCCCCCCGAGCAGGTGTGCGGCCTGAACGCCACCGACAACGACAGCTCACGTGAGGTGCTGATTCGCCTGCTGGAACTGCAGCTGGCCGAGCAGCCCGCCGGGCAGTCCACGGCCCCGGCCGAAGTTGCCGGCGCCTGATTTCCCCGACCCATTTCCCGCTCTTAAGGAGTCTCCCCGCATGACCATGAGCAAACAGGAACAGCTCCAGAACACCCTGCGCGACCTGCGCAGCGCCATCCCCGACGTGCGCGGCGCCATGATCGCCACCGTGGACGGCCTGCCCATCGCGCAGACCTTCAGCGACAACACCGACGCCGGGCGCGTGGCTGCGATGGCCGCCACCGCCCTGGGCCTGGGGAAGCGCATCAACGACACCCTGGGCACCGGCGACCTCAGCGAAATGAGCGTGAGCGGCTCCACCGGCCAGGTGTACATCTACGCCACCGGCCGCAAGGGCGTGCTGGCCGTGGTGGCCCCCAGCGGCATGAACCTGGGCCTGCTGCACATGGAAGCCCGCGATACGGCCGGCCGTGTGGCGGCCATCCTCTAAACTCGGGCTTCTTTTCCCCGCCCTTGTCCCCCAGCAGCGCACCGCCTGTGGCCCTTTTCTTCTGGCCCCCGGCGGTGCGCTTTGGTGCGCTGCAGCAAATACTCTAGGATTTCTCCTGTCCCTTTTCACCCCACAAGGAGAACCTATGACCGACCGCGTGATTCCTGCCGCCGAACTTCCAGCGCTGGCCGCCGAACTGCAACTGGCCGAGGACAGCGGCGTGCAGCTTGCCCCCCTTTCCGAACGCTTTCCCGGCATGACCCTGGCCGACGCCTACGCGGTGCAGCGGGCCTGGGTGAGCCGCAAAGTGCAGAGCGGCGCGGTGATTCGCGGGCACAAAATCGGCCTGACCTCGCGGGCCATGCAGCTCAGCTCGCAGATTGACGAACCCGACTACGGCACCCTGACCGACGAGATGTTCTTCGAGCCGAACGGGGACATTCCGCTGTCGCGCTTCGTGGCCCCCAAGGTGGAAGTGGAGCTGGCGTTCCTGCTGAAAAGCGACCTGGAGGGTCCCAACCTGACCGTGTTCGACGTGCTGCGGGCCACCGAGTACGTGACTCCCGCCGCCGAAATCATTGATGCCCGTATTCAGCGCGTGTCCAAGGCCACCGGGAAGCCGCGCCGGGTGACCGACACCATTTCCGACAATGCCGCCAACGCAGGCGTGATTGTGGGTGGCCGCGCCGTGCGCCCTGATGACCTTGACATGCGCTGGGCGGCGGCGCTGTGCATCCGCAACGGAGCGGTAGAGGAGACCGGCGTGGCGGCAGGCGTGCTGGGGCACCCGGCCAGCGGCATCGCCTGGCTGGCCCGCCGCCTGGCCCCGCACGGCGAGGGGCTGAAAGCCGGTGAGCTGGTGCTGGCAGGCAGCTTTACCCGTCCGGTGGATATCGCCAGCGGCGACACCTTCACGTTCGACTACGGGCCGCTGGGCGTGTTCACCTGCCGCTTTACCGGCGAGGCGAGGCTTAAAGATGCCTGAAGGCCGCGTGGCTGCCGTGATGATTCATGTGGCGGACCGGGAAGCGGCGCTGGACTGGTACCGGCAAGCTTTTCCGCAGGCCACCCGCCGTGAGGTGAATGGGTTCACGTTGCTGGACGTGGGCGGTATCAGCCTGGAACCCGTCGTGGCCGACGGCAAAGTGAGCAGCGGCGCGGCGGGCACGGTGGTGTACTGGCACACGGACGATTTTGCCGCCGAACTGGAGCGCTTGCAGCGGCTGGGAGCCAGCCTCTACCGGGGACCGCTGGCGATAGAACACGGGCAGCAGATGTGCCAAGTGCGCGACCCCTGGGGCAACCTGCTGGGGCTGCGTGGCTGATTTGATAAAGGAGAACCTGAACCCATGACCTATACCAATCCCTTCAAAGCCGCTCTGCAACGCGGCGAACCGCAGTACGGCTACTGGCTGGCGCTGGCGCACCCCTACGCCGCCGAAGCGGTGGCGGGCGCGGGCTTTGAGTGGCTGCTGATAGACGGCGAACACGCCCCCAACACCGTGCCGAGCGTGCTGGCGCAGTTGCAGGCGCTGGCCCCTTACGCGGGCGAGGCCATCGTGCGCCCGGTGAACGATGACCGCGCCCTTATCAAGCAACTGCTGGACATCGGCGCACGCACCCTGCTCATTCCGATGGTGGACACGACTGAGCAGGCCGCCGCCGCCGTCGCCGCGACCCGCTACCCGCCCGCCGGAGTGCGCGGAGTGGCTTCGGCGCTGGTGCGGGCCTCGCGCTGGGGCACCCGCGAAGGCTACCTGGCGCAGGCCGAGCAGGAAATCTGCGTGCTGGTGCAGGTGGAATCGGCCACTGGCCTGAGCAACCTGGCGGCCATCGCGGCCACCGAGGGGGTAGACGGGGTCTTCATCGGCCCCGCCGACCTGAGTGCCAGCCTGGGCCATCTGGGGCAGCCGAACCATCCGGACGTGCAGGCCGCTATCCGTGAAGCCGCGCAGACCATCCGGGCCGCGGGCAAGGCGGCGGGCATTCTGGCTGTGCAGGAAAAGGACGCTCGCCGCTATCTGGACTGGGGCTACACATTCGTGGCAGTGGGGGTGGATGTGCTGAGCCTGACCCAGGGCGCACGGGCCACGCTGAATAGCCTGCGCCGGGACCAGTAGGCCCGGAGGCGGGCGCAGGGCCGTGTTATGCTGCGGCCAAATTCACCGCCCACAAGAACTGAGGGAAGTCCGGTAACGGCAGAAATGTTCTGCCCAGTCCGGCACGGTCGCGCCACGGTTACAGTCCGGTCGCTCGCTTGTGAGAAAAGAGGTTCGCTGCCCCGCGTCAGGGTGGGCGGGCCTGACAGCCGCAGGAAGTCCCGGTGGGCTTTTTGCGCTGCGCGTTTTCTCGCTTCCCCGTTCGCCTATGGGCCAGAAAGCGAGCCTTTATGCCTCTATCCGTTTCCGCCGCTCCGCCCGCCGAAACCTCCATTACCCGCATGACCCAGGTGGTCTTTCCCGGCACCACCAACCACCACGGCACCCTGTTCGGCGGCGAGGTGCTGAGCATGATGGACAGCGCCGCCTTTATCGCCGCC
It contains:
- a CDS encoding GTP-binding protein, producing MKLVISGPVGAGKTTFVQTLSETEVVATEAEASEDIGKQYTTVAFDFGTINLDGQELLLYGTPGQDRFDFMWDVLCEGALGLTLLVAGDKPEDFAHARNILEFITSRNPVPFVVGVTRQDLPKVWTPEDVASYFDLPPEQVCGLNATDNDSSREVLIRLLELQLAEQPAGQSTAPAEVAGA
- a CDS encoding roadblock/LC7 domain-containing protein, which produces MTMSKQEQLQNTLRDLRSAIPDVRGAMIATVDGLPIAQTFSDNTDAGRVAAMAATALGLGKRINDTLGTGDLSEMSVSGSTGQVYIYATGRKGVLAVVAPSGMNLGLLHMEARDTAGRVAAIL
- the hpaH gene encoding 2-oxo-hept-4-ene-1,7-dioate hydratase, encoding MTDRVIPAAELPALAAELQLAEDSGVQLAPLSERFPGMTLADAYAVQRAWVSRKVQSGAVIRGHKIGLTSRAMQLSSQIDEPDYGTLTDEMFFEPNGDIPLSRFVAPKVEVELAFLLKSDLEGPNLTVFDVLRATEYVTPAAEIIDARIQRVSKATGKPRRVTDTISDNAANAGVIVGGRAVRPDDLDMRWAAALCIRNGAVEETGVAAGVLGHPASGIAWLARRLAPHGEGLKAGELVLAGSFTRPVDIASGDTFTFDYGPLGVFTCRFTGEARLKDA
- a CDS encoding VOC family protein — protein: MPEGRVAAVMIHVADREAALDWYRQAFPQATRREVNGFTLLDVGGISLEPVVADGKVSSGAAGTVVYWHTDDFAAELERLQRLGASLYRGPLAIEHGQQMCQVRDPWGNLLGLRG
- a CDS encoding aldolase/citrate lyase family protein — encoded protein: MTYTNPFKAALQRGEPQYGYWLALAHPYAAEAVAGAGFEWLLIDGEHAPNTVPSVLAQLQALAPYAGEAIVRPVNDDRALIKQLLDIGARTLLIPMVDTTEQAAAAVAATRYPPAGVRGVASALVRASRWGTREGYLAQAEQEICVLVQVESATGLSNLAAIAATEGVDGVFIGPADLSASLGHLGQPNHPDVQAAIREAAQTIRAAGKAAGILAVQEKDARRYLDWGYTFVAVGVDVLSLTQGARATLNSLRRDQ